Proteins co-encoded in one Polaromonas vacuolata genomic window:
- a CDS encoding site-specific recombinase, with translation MNDLQSLLTTLNPDAGLAERHVWLIRLFEWLRGDEKSVTDSAERLQTFINAVEAQPELQAKLQAWWQLLLRKVDITTLLADFGFAPRTAFTSELAERLRRKLLPGTPETTDASELFPLVVPSRFDAQWMGALEEPQIAQLTRLLTSQNELDTLHWQHSLMDALTYCSAQIRATGFAPEIRLRIDSSHGSQRAFHDLPSDIESLRGEFFRPDRDEVALQVVISQYRNRLDACRQAINGVYSHLDENGISIGMVFRLRQLRGRMLRVRELLDCLLSTTPAIAAQKLLVRRVITAQEGKSIGALISTNSTLLAAKMAERSAETGEHYITRNAVQYREMLGKAMGGGAVTAITTLLKYTVLGLGLTAFWSGFWAGVAYSSTFILIQLLHWTLATKQPAMTAPAMAAKLKDMTAPGALEDFVDEVTHLVRSQVAAVLGNVFMVVPAVLLVNVMVQLAMQQPMVDRAEAMHILHSLTLLGPTLLWAGFTGMILFASSMIAGWAENWFVVHRLGSAIRHNPRLTSLLGLARAQRWSGFMSENISGFASNISLGFMLGLIPAFTGFFGFELEARHVTLSTGQLAAAGASLGLEVFKLPALWWCVASIPLIGALNLGVSFYCAFRLALQAHNVSLKDRARIRSSIWARMRSKPASFFMP, from the coding sequence ATGAACGATCTGCAAAGTCTACTGACAACTCTAAACCCCGACGCGGGGCTGGCCGAGCGCCATGTCTGGTTAATACGTCTATTTGAATGGCTGCGCGGTGACGAAAAATCGGTCACTGACAGTGCTGAGCGCCTGCAAACATTTATTAATGCGGTAGAAGCCCAGCCGGAACTCCAAGCCAAACTTCAAGCTTGGTGGCAACTACTGCTGCGAAAAGTCGATATCACCACCTTGCTAGCCGATTTTGGTTTTGCGCCGCGCACCGCTTTTACCAGCGAGCTGGCCGAGCGCCTGCGCCGAAAACTGCTACCCGGTACGCCCGAGACTACCGATGCGTCCGAGCTATTCCCGCTAGTCGTGCCATCGCGCTTTGACGCGCAGTGGATGGGTGCATTAGAAGAGCCGCAAATCGCGCAACTCACGCGGCTGCTGACCAGCCAAAACGAGCTGGACACCCTGCATTGGCAACACAGCCTGATGGACGCTTTGACCTACTGCTCGGCGCAAATACGCGCCACCGGCTTTGCGCCCGAAATCCGGCTGCGCATTGACAGCAGCCACGGCAGCCAACGCGCCTTTCATGACCTACCCTCGGACATCGAGAGCTTGCGCGGCGAATTTTTCCGGCCGGATCGCGATGAAGTGGCCTTGCAAGTGGTAATCAGCCAATACCGCAACCGACTCGACGCCTGCCGCCAAGCGATTAACGGGGTTTACTCACATCTCGATGAAAACGGTATTTCTATCGGCATGGTGTTTCGCCTGCGGCAGCTGCGAGGGCGCATGCTGCGGGTACGCGAATTGCTTGATTGCCTGCTTTCAACCACCCCGGCTATCGCCGCGCAAAAGCTGCTGGTACGCCGCGTAATCACGGCGCAAGAGGGTAAAAGTATTGGCGCTTTGATCAGCACCAACTCTACTTTGCTGGCGGCAAAAATGGCCGAGCGCAGCGCCGAGACCGGCGAGCACTACATCACCCGCAATGCGGTTCAGTACCGCGAAATGTTGGGTAAAGCCATGGGTGGCGGCGCTGTCACGGCGATCACTACGCTGCTCAAGTACACCGTGTTGGGCTTGGGACTCACCGCCTTTTGGAGCGGCTTTTGGGCCGGCGTAGCCTACTCCTCAACTTTTATCTTGATACAACTGCTGCACTGGACACTGGCCACCAAACAGCCAGCCATGACAGCGCCGGCCATGGCTGCCAAGCTCAAAGACATGACCGCGCCAGGTGCACTCGAGGATTTTGTCGACGAGGTCACGCATTTAGTGCGCTCACAAGTCGCCGCAGTGCTAGGCAACGTATTCATGGTTGTGCCAGCCGTATTACTGGTCAACGTCATGGTGCAACTAGCCATGCAGCAACCCATGGTTGATCGCGCTGAGGCCATGCACATTCTGCACAGCCTGACGCTGCTAGGACCAACGCTGCTTTGGGCCGGCTTTACCGGCATGATTTTGTTTGCCTCCAGCATGATTGCAGGCTGGGCTGAAAACTGGTTTGTGGTGCACCGACTCGGCTCGGCGATACGCCACAATCCACGCCTGACCAGCCTTTTAGGCTTGGCGCGCGCGCAGCGCTGGTCAGGCTTTATGAGCGAGAATATTTCGGGCTTTGCCTCGAACATCTCGCTCGGCTTCATGCTCGGCTTGATACCGGCTTTCACCGGATTTTTCGGCTTTGAACTCGAAGCGCGCCATGTCACCTTGTCAACCGGCCAGCTCGCCGCAGCCGGCGCGTCTTTGGGCCTAGAAGTGTTTAAGCTGCCAGCGCTTTGGTGGTGTGTCGCCTCCATACCGTTGATAGGCGCGCTCAACTTAGGCGTGAGTTTTTACTGCGCCTTTCGCTTAGCGCTGCAAGCCCACAACGTCAGTTTAAAAGACCGAGCCCGCATTCGCAGCAGCATCTGGGCGCGCATGCGCAGCAAGCCAGCGAGCTTTTTCATGCCTTGA
- the thiL gene encoding thiamine-phosphate kinase, which produces MPNPIGEFDLIARYFTRPARQAVLGVGDDCALIQPGVGMQLAISSDMLVEGRHFFPDVDPATLGHKALAVNLSDLAACGATPLGFTLALALPRVDTDWLAGFSRGLWALADLHGCELIGGDTTCGPLNICITVFGELPQGQALLRSGAKVGDDIYVSGTLGQARLALDALRGTLALPAPLLALSRQRLEQPTPRLALGQALRGIASAAIDISDGLTGDLGHILKASGLGASLETAVAIDLLAHDADRAAFASVLSTAQQLDYVLAGGDDYELAFCAPFQARAAVQAAAEKSHTPVTRIGRTQAQTGLRLQQANGTFLTQKSKSFDHFA; this is translated from the coding sequence ATGCCAAACCCTATCGGAGAATTCGACCTCATCGCCCGCTACTTCACCCGACCAGCACGCCAAGCCGTGCTTGGTGTGGGTGATGATTGCGCACTGATTCAACCCGGCGTCGGCATGCAGTTGGCTATCTCCAGTGACATGCTGGTCGAGGGCAGACATTTTTTCCCTGATGTAGACCCAGCCACGCTAGGTCACAAAGCATTGGCAGTCAACCTCAGCGACTTAGCCGCTTGCGGCGCTACGCCCCTAGGGTTCACCTTGGCCCTAGCCCTGCCCCGGGTGGATACCGACTGGCTGGCCGGATTCTCACGCGGCCTGTGGGCGCTGGCCGATTTGCATGGCTGCGAACTCATAGGCGGTGACACGACTTGCGGGCCGCTCAACATTTGCATCACGGTTTTTGGCGAACTGCCACAAGGCCAAGCGCTGCTGCGCTCTGGCGCTAAGGTGGGCGATGACATCTACGTCAGCGGCACGCTAGGCCAAGCGCGGCTGGCACTCGATGCGCTGCGCGGAACGCTAGCCCTGCCAGCGCCGCTGTTAGCGCTAAGCAGACAGCGGCTAGAACAACCCACACCACGCCTAGCACTAGGCCAAGCGCTGCGCGGCATAGCCAGCGCCGCCATAGACATCAGCGACGGTTTGACTGGCGACTTGGGCCATATCCTCAAAGCCAGTGGCTTAGGTGCCAGTTTAGAGACGGCTGTCGCCATCGACTTACTTGCGCATGACGCCGACCGCGCAGCTTTTGCCAGCGTTTTATCCACCGCGCAACAACTCGACTATGTGCTCGCTGGTGGCGACGACTACGAGCTGGCTTTTTGCGCGCCGTTTCAAGCCAGAGCAGCCGTCCAAGCCGCAGCAGAAAAAAGCCATACACCGGTCACACGCATAGGCCGTACCCAAGCCCAAACCGGCCTGCGTCTGCAACAAGCTAATGGCACTTTTCTGACGCAGAAATCCAAGTCTTTCGATCACTTTGCCTGA
- a CDS encoding ferredoxin--NADP reductase, whose amino-acid sequence MSAFNDEQVLSVHHWTDKLFTFTTTRDPSLRFSNGHFTMIGLRVNGKPLLRAYSIVSANYEEQLEFLSIKVADGPLTSRLQHIQVGDSIVVGRKPTGTLLIDYLLPGKRLYLLSTGTGLAPFMSIIRDPATYEAFEQVILVHGVRQADELAYNELLTEHLPQHEFLGEMISKQLLYYPTVTRESYRNMGRVTELMESGKLFDDLKLPGLDPLNDRVMLCGSPAMLKDLKHMLETRGFKEGNTSRPGDFVIERAFAEQ is encoded by the coding sequence ATGAGCGCATTCAACGACGAACAAGTACTCAGCGTCCACCACTGGACCGACAAGCTTTTCACCTTCACCACCACCCGCGATCCATCGCTGCGTTTTAGCAACGGCCACTTCACCATGATTGGTCTGCGCGTAAACGGCAAACCACTGCTGCGCGCCTACAGCATAGTCAGCGCAAATTACGAAGAGCAGTTGGAGTTTTTAAGCATTAAAGTTGCGGACGGTCCATTGACCTCACGCCTGCAACACATCCAAGTGGGCGACAGCATTGTGGTCGGCCGCAAGCCAACCGGCACACTGTTAATTGACTATTTACTGCCCGGCAAGCGCCTGTATTTGCTGTCCACCGGCACCGGTTTAGCGCCCTTCATGAGCATCATCCGCGACCCCGCCACCTATGAAGCTTTTGAGCAAGTGATCTTGGTTCACGGCGTGCGCCAAGCCGATGAGCTGGCCTATAACGAGCTGCTCACCGAGCACTTGCCCCAGCATGAATTCTTAGGCGAGATGATTAGCAAGCAACTGCTTTACTACCCCACGGTGACACGCGAGTCTTACCGCAATATGGGTCGGGTTACCGAGCTCATGGAAAGCGGCAAATTGTTTGACGACCTGAAACTGCCAGGCCTAGATCCACTGAACGACCGAGTCATGTTGTGCGGCAGCCCAGCCATGCTCAAAGACCTCAAACACATGCTGGAGACACGCGGCTTTAAAGAAGGCAACACGTCGCGGCCAGGTGACTTTGTGATTGAGCGGGCGTTTGCCGAGCAATAA
- a CDS encoding antitoxin VbhA family protein: protein MIQENVIDAAAKRNGELAEQAAIVNASNSLEGISPSALTLELQALLVNQKITFEQAIHRVLSSHAESESESESESESESLATAKHTQWMAG, encoded by the coding sequence ATGATTCAAGAAAACGTCATAGACGCAGCAGCAAAACGCAATGGCGAGCTCGCTGAACAAGCCGCTATTGTTAATGCCAGCAATAGTTTGGAAGGTATTTCTCCTTCCGCACTGACACTCGAACTTCAAGCATTACTTGTAAATCAGAAAATTACGTTTGAGCAAGCTATCCACAGAGTGCTGTCTTCTCACGCAGAATCTGAATCTGAATCTGAATCTGAATCTGAATCTGAATCATTAGCTACAGCCAAGCACACGCAGTGGATGGCTGGTTGA
- a CDS encoding Fic/DOC family protein, which produces MQSKDFDPYVYLGTNVLKNKLGIKNSTVLALREEQLTSIRMLQLTQKELPRSITFKQLCLVHRHIFSDIYDWAGKIRTGSISKGRTQFCRPAYIQTEGVKICAAINQAKCFTELAPEEFIKRFAHSFNEMNVLHPFRDGNGRATRAFFNQIAAKANYQINYIKIGRDEWIDACIQGYWLTTNALEELFAKALVRLVPAPGLTLNQELNFGD; this is translated from the coding sequence ATGCAAAGCAAGGATTTCGATCCCTACGTCTACCTTGGCACGAACGTATTAAAGAACAAACTCGGTATCAAAAACTCTACTGTTTTAGCTCTGCGCGAAGAACAACTCACATCAATCCGTATGTTGCAGTTAACTCAAAAAGAGCTGCCCCGATCAATTACCTTTAAACAACTTTGCCTAGTTCATCGGCATATATTTTCTGACATCTACGATTGGGCTGGAAAAATTAGGACCGGTAGTATTAGTAAAGGCAGAACTCAGTTTTGTAGGCCAGCCTACATTCAAACTGAGGGAGTAAAAATCTGTGCTGCCATTAATCAAGCGAAATGCTTTACTGAGCTCGCACCTGAAGAATTTATAAAAAGATTCGCGCATAGTTTTAACGAGATGAACGTACTGCATCCCTTTCGAGATGGAAACGGCAGAGCAACACGTGCTTTTTTTAACCAGATAGCAGCCAAAGCAAACTACCAAATCAATTACATAAAAATTGGCCGCGATGAGTGGATAGATGCTTGTATCCAAGGGTACTGGTTGACGACAAATGCACTCGAAGAGTTATTTGCAAAAGCACTTGTGAGACTTGTTCCCGCACCGGGTTTAACACTTAATCAAGAATTGAACTTCGGGGACTAA
- a CDS encoding Brp/Blh family beta-carotene 15,15'-dioxygenase — protein MKKVAVIRLQGLIFCSLTAALVLAGVSLAPLPATVQLLLLALAIVIFGVPHGALDPMLAARLYPLKSPLAWVSFVLVYLLLAAAVVLLWWLAPVFFLVAFLVVSAAHFSGDPVGKKPWWFRFLYGGAVLVLPALLHAAQVAELFSFLINPSAANTLADGLHLLAWPWLLAALVAGALQVRADWLASLELLCVAALATLISPLSAFTLFFCAMHGARHVLRVKAFSADASFSSLLRVAAPPMLALTVGAALAWQWMPEVSVSARVVQLLFVALAALTVPHMCLVERVRFGGWVGS, from the coding sequence ATGAAAAAAGTCGCTGTGATTCGTTTGCAGGGATTGATTTTTTGCAGTCTCACCGCCGCGCTGGTGCTGGCGGGCGTATCGCTTGCGCCGTTACCTGCGACCGTGCAACTGCTGCTCTTAGCGCTGGCTATAGTGATTTTTGGTGTGCCCCACGGTGCGCTGGATCCGATGTTGGCGGCTAGGCTTTATCCGCTTAAATCTCCGCTTGCTTGGGTTTCATTTGTGTTGGTTTATCTACTGCTGGCGGCCGCTGTTGTGCTGCTATGGTGGCTAGCGCCCGTATTTTTTTTAGTCGCTTTTTTAGTGGTTTCAGCAGCGCATTTTTCGGGCGATCCGGTGGGCAAAAAACCGTGGTGGTTTCGTTTTTTATATGGCGGTGCAGTACTTGTCTTGCCAGCGCTTTTGCATGCCGCGCAAGTAGCCGAGTTGTTTTCTTTTTTGATTAATCCCAGCGCTGCGAATACGTTAGCAGATGGTCTGCATCTGCTTGCTTGGCCTTGGTTGCTGGCCGCGTTAGTCGCTGGCGCGCTGCAAGTGCGTGCGGATTGGCTGGCTAGTTTAGAGCTGCTTTGCGTCGCCGCATTGGCCACATTAATCAGCCCACTGTCGGCATTTACACTGTTTTTTTGCGCCATGCATGGCGCGCGTCATGTGCTCAGGGTCAAAGCATTTTCTGCTGATGCCAGTTTTTCTAGCTTGCTGCGTGTGGCGGCGCCGCCGATGTTGGCGTTGACAGTTGGTGCAGCGCTGGCTTGGCAATGGATGCCAGAAGTATCCGTTTCAGCGCGCGTAGTGCAACTGCTGTTTGTCGCCTTAGCTGCGCTGACGGTGCCGCATATGTGTTTGGTGGAACGGGTTAGATTTGGCGGCTGGGTTGGCTCTTAG
- a CDS encoding lycopene cyclase family protein, with product MQDEFDLIILGAGCAGLSLAMALAKAGKACPRTLILEARSSYQNDRSWCFWANADSAVLPQHQWPQLRLMAGDKSVRIDSSKRPYQMLKAENFYARAQALIKASENITLRLGEAITSEPQKNNRHWQVQTAAGQVSAPLLVDTRSMLKPTLGGAVLWQSFYGLEIECEQSVFDTSCVDLMNFLPADSTQVEFVYVLPLSATRALIELTVFGQEPLLPIALTQQLDAALLARCGAAKFQVIRREHGILPMGLKPTAQGLDASRVQVGVMAGAARPSTGYAFRRIERWAAECARALLDVSGPKLVGHTPDPLIIRLMDKLFLQVLKAEPQCGAALFMSMFGKAKPERLIRFLSGEARFTDCLAVIAACPYLPFLRALSRLVIARPKP from the coding sequence ATGCAAGATGAGTTTGACCTGATTATTTTAGGCGCTGGTTGTGCTGGGCTTAGCCTTGCAATGGCGCTTGCAAAAGCTGGAAAAGCCTGTCCGCGCACTTTAATTTTAGAAGCCCGTAGCAGTTATCAAAATGACCGCAGTTGGTGTTTTTGGGCCAATGCCGATTCAGCGGTTTTGCCGCAGCATCAGTGGCCACAACTGCGACTCATGGCGGGCGATAAAAGTGTGCGTATTGACAGCAGCAAGCGGCCTTACCAAATGTTAAAGGCGGAAAATTTTTATGCCCGAGCGCAGGCTTTAATAAAAGCCAGTGAAAACATCACGCTCAGATTGGGCGAAGCTATTACATCTGAGCCACAAAAAAATAATCGCCACTGGCAGGTGCAAACTGCGGCTGGTCAAGTGAGTGCGCCGCTCTTGGTCGACACCCGCAGCATGCTAAAACCAACGCTGGGCGGTGCGGTTTTATGGCAATCGTTTTACGGTTTGGAAATCGAATGCGAGCAGTCTGTGTTTGATACCAGCTGCGTCGATTTAATGAATTTTTTGCCAGCTGATTCAACGCAAGTGGAATTTGTTTATGTGCTGCCTTTGTCTGCCACACGCGCGCTGATTGAGCTTACTGTTTTTGGTCAAGAACCGTTATTACCCATAGCATTAACGCAGCAACTCGATGCCGCCCTTCTTGCGCGCTGCGGCGCTGCAAAATTTCAGGTAATTCGCCGCGAGCACGGTATTTTGCCAATGGGACTGAAGCCAACTGCGCAGGGCCTTGACGCCAGTCGAGTGCAAGTCGGTGTGATGGCTGGTGCGGCTAGGCCTAGTACTGGTTATGCATTTAGGCGCATAGAGCGCTGGGCTGCTGAATGCGCGCGCGCACTGCTCGATGTCTCTGGCCCTAAGCTGGTGGGCCACACGCCAGACCCCTTGATAATCAGACTCATGGACAAGCTTTTTTTACAAGTGCTTAAAGCCGAGCCGCAGTGCGGCGCTGCGCTTTTCATGTCGATGTTTGGCAAAGCCAAGCCTGAGCGTTTGATACGTTTTCTCAGCGGTGAAGCTAGGTTTACTGATTGCTTGGCAGTGATCGCAGCCTGTCCTTATTTGCCTTTTCTGCGCGCGCTGAGTCGGCTAGTTATTGCTCGGCCTAAGCCATGA
- a CDS encoding phytoene/squalene synthase family protein, protein MTSGPQVTALAAADKVLASKGRSFHWARRLLSPLHAGRATRLYSFCRYIDDLADEASSVESAQANLTLVSQAIVNGYSTDLVVADGIALMQECCIEPAVFHELIAGMVSDLGLVRIKDEDELLRYCYRVAGTVGLMMCKVLDTQNPRALAHAVDLGIAMQLTNICRDISADAMVGRRYIPACLIGEIQPDALVMPAPDLHPKLQNCVAHLLTIADRYYRSGEQGLAYLPAGARSSILAAARVYRAIGSGLRARDNAYWRGRVIVPTRVKLMVTAGALLSVPLRPSFWIPFSPHDDSLHHALTGLLGLSSLSAVHAR, encoded by the coding sequence ATGACGTCTGGCCCGCAAGTCACAGCGCTGGCGGCTGCCGACAAAGTGTTGGCTAGCAAGGGCCGCAGCTTTCACTGGGCTCGACGACTGCTCTCGCCGCTGCATGCTGGGCGTGCGACGCGGCTGTACAGCTTTTGCCGCTATATCGACGATCTGGCGGATGAGGCCAGTTCGGTGGAATCGGCGCAGGCCAATCTCACCTTAGTTTCACAGGCAATAGTCAACGGTTATTCAACTGACCTGGTGGTAGCTGACGGTATTGCATTAATGCAGGAATGCTGCATAGAGCCGGCTGTCTTTCATGAATTAATTGCGGGCATGGTCTCTGACCTTGGGCTGGTGCGCATCAAGGACGAGGATGAGTTGCTGCGCTACTGCTACCGCGTCGCTGGCACGGTAGGTTTGATGATGTGCAAAGTTTTAGATACGCAAAACCCCCGCGCTCTGGCGCATGCGGTTGACTTGGGTATTGCCATGCAGCTGACGAATATTTGCCGCGACATCAGTGCCGATGCAATGGTGGGACGGCGCTATATTCCAGCTTGCTTAATCGGAGAAATTCAGCCTGATGCACTGGTCATGCCGGCGCCCGATCTACATCCAAAGCTGCAAAATTGCGTCGCCCATCTACTGACTATCGCTGACCGTTATTACCGCAGTGGTGAGCAAGGTTTGGCGTATCTGCCCGCCGGTGCGCGCAGCTCCATATTGGCGGCAGCCAGGGTCTACCGCGCTATCGGCAGTGGCTTGCGTGCGCGTGATAACGCCTATTGGCGTGGCCGCGTGATCGTGCCAACTCGGGTTAAATTAATGGTCACTGCCGGCGCACTTTTAAGTGTGCCTTTGCGCCCTTCTTTTTGGATACCATTTAGCCCGCATGATGACAGCTTGCATCATGCGTTGACTGGTTTGCTCGGGCTCTCGTCGTTGTCTGCGGTACATGCAAGATGA
- the crtI gene encoding phytoene desaturase family protein, translated as MKAIVIGAGFGGIAAALRLRAKGYEVCLLDRCAALGGRAQVFEKNGFRHDAGPTVITAPFLFEELFALFGEKMSEHIKLVPLKPWYRFYFADKTTFNYGGTLEETLAEIARIEPDDCQGYKALLAQSKRIFDVGFTELSATPFHRFMTMVKQIPRLIGLRSHTTVWQLVSRYLKNPKLRQAFSIQPLLVGGNPFDTTSIYGLIHYLERAWGVHFAMGGTGAITRALGELMVRQGIEVKLSTTVAKINITNGVANGVRFEDGSVMAADVVVSNADPAHLYGAMIKPSEQALASRAKLAVAEFSMGLFVLYFGTTRQYPEVAHHTIWMGERYRELLSDIFHDKILSEDFSLYLHRPTATDASFAPSGCDSFYVLCPVPNLLGKVDWDVEGPRLQKRIVAALDKTILPGLTHCITADFYMTPENFKTDYLSAHGAGFSVSPLFRQSAWFRFHNRAEGIKNLFLVGAGTHPGAGLPGVLCSAKVLDALLPEVMNKSGVSA; from the coding sequence ATGAAAGCTATCGTTATCGGTGCAGGTTTTGGCGGTATTGCCGCAGCTCTGAGGTTGCGTGCAAAAGGTTATGAAGTCTGCTTGCTAGACCGCTGCGCAGCGCTAGGCGGCCGCGCGCAAGTGTTTGAGAAAAACGGCTTTCGCCATGATGCTGGCCCAACCGTTATCACCGCACCATTTCTTTTCGAGGAGCTGTTTGCATTGTTCGGCGAGAAAATGTCAGAGCACATCAAACTGGTTCCACTAAAGCCTTGGTATCGTTTTTATTTTGCGGATAAAACCACTTTTAACTACGGTGGTACCTTAGAAGAAACCTTGGCCGAAATTGCGCGTATTGAGCCTGATGACTGCCAAGGTTATAAAGCTTTATTGGCGCAGTCCAAACGCATTTTTGACGTTGGCTTTACCGAGTTGTCGGCCACCCCATTTCATCGTTTTATGACTATGGTCAAGCAGATTCCGCGTTTGATCGGACTGCGCAGCCACACAACGGTTTGGCAGTTAGTCTCACGCTATTTGAAAAATCCAAAACTCCGTCAGGCTTTTTCAATACAGCCTTTGTTAGTCGGCGGTAATCCATTTGACACGACTAGTATTTACGGCCTGATTCACTACCTTGAGCGCGCGTGGGGCGTGCATTTCGCCATGGGCGGCACAGGTGCAATCACGCGCGCTTTGGGTGAGTTGATGGTACGCCAAGGCATTGAGGTAAAACTCTCCACCACAGTCGCTAAAATCAATATTACTAACGGCGTTGCTAACGGTGTACGGTTTGAAGATGGTAGTGTGATGGCGGCCGATGTCGTGGTCTCTAATGCCGACCCAGCACATCTTTATGGCGCAATGATTAAGCCCAGTGAGCAGGCTTTAGCGAGTCGCGCAAAATTAGCTGTTGCAGAGTTTTCAATGGGTTTATTCGTGCTTTATTTCGGCACCACACGCCAATACCCAGAGGTTGCGCACCACACTATTTGGATGGGTGAGCGCTATCGTGAGTTACTCAGCGATATTTTTCACGACAAAATTTTGTCTGAAGATTTCTCACTTTACCTGCACCGTCCCACCGCAACCGATGCCTCTTTCGCGCCCAGTGGTTGCGACAGTTTTTATGTGCTCTGTCCAGTGCCGAATTTATTGGGAAAAGTCGATTGGGATGTGGAAGGGCCAAGGCTACAAAAACGCATAGTAGCGGCCTTAGACAAAACTATTTTGCCCGGCTTAACGCACTGCATCACCGCCGACTTTTATATGACGCCGGAAAATTTCAAAACTGATTACTTAAGCGCGCATGGTGCGGGTTTTTCAGTCTCGCCCTTATTTCGGCAGTCAGCTTGGTTTCGCTTTCACAACCGCGCCGAGGGAATTAAAAATCTGTTTTTAGTCGGCGCTGGAACCCATCCTGGCGCCGGCCTTCCCGGTGTTTTGTGTTCGGCCAAAGTGTTAGATGCGTTGCTGCCTGAGGTGATGAATAAATCTGGAGTCAGTGCATGA
- a CDS encoding polyprenyl synthetase family protein, whose protein sequence is MQTLSYLRPVLASRVTSQSLAELEREMLAIVSTGDAFDSLAPCQAVAAASYHLGSGGQRVRARLALHAGSCLSLTAKDAMTLAAACELLHNASLVHDDIHDRDTHRRGQPSVWYKFGDEIAICAGDLMLSASYLCLSQFGRVAKLPELFALMHARVASAVRGQCVDLKRPRRSVLSIDEYKKIAVAKSGALLSLPTELALLAAGHSHALGLARQAAESFAIGYQIYDDLQDVEKDAARNLQKNEKSNSNTSACNIVLILQADSAYSRPRDEAKKIGLQHLLQAASSSTKLPARVGEAIHTMAMALHEKLRIQE, encoded by the coding sequence ATGCAAACACTGTCTTATCTACGACCGGTCTTAGCGAGTCGGGTCACCAGTCAATCATTGGCTGAGTTAGAGCGTGAAATGTTAGCCATTGTTTCTACTGGCGATGCGTTTGACTCTCTTGCTCCCTGCCAAGCTGTCGCGGCTGCCAGTTACCACCTTGGTTCTGGCGGCCAGCGTGTCAGGGCTAGATTGGCCTTGCACGCTGGCAGTTGTTTGAGCCTAACGGCTAAAGACGCAATGACTTTGGCGGCAGCTTGTGAGCTGCTGCACAACGCTTCATTAGTTCATGACGATATCCATGACCGCGACACGCATAGGCGCGGTCAACCCAGTGTTTGGTATAAGTTTGGTGATGAAATTGCCATCTGTGCAGGCGACTTAATGCTCTCTGCTTCCTACCTGTGTCTTTCACAGTTTGGCCGTGTGGCTAAGCTGCCAGAACTTTTTGCGCTCATGCATGCCCGTGTCGCTAGCGCGGTTCGTGGTCAGTGCGTAGACCTTAAACGTCCTAGGCGCAGCGTCTTGAGTATTGATGAATATAAAAAAATAGCCGTGGCTAAATCGGGCGCACTGCTGAGTCTTCCTACCGAGTTGGCCTTGCTCGCTGCTGGCCACAGTCATGCGTTGGGCTTGGCCAGGCAAGCGGCTGAATCGTTTGCGATTGGCTACCAAATTTATGATGATTTGCAGGACGTTGAAAAAGACGCTGCACGCAATTTGCAAAAGAACGAGAAATCCAACAGCAACACCAGTGCTTGCAATATCGTTTTGATTTTGCAAGCTGACTCGGCCTACTCTCGGCCTAGAGATGAGGCCAAAAAAATCGGTTTGCAACATCTTTTGCAGGCCGCATCCAGCAGTACCAAGCTTCCGGCGCGAGTTGGCGAAGCGATTCACACCATGGCCATGGCGCTGCACGAAAAATTGAGAATTCAGGAATGA